TTCATGGGACCTTTCACCAAGGAGCTTAACCATCTCCTCGTAGACTATGCTTATGATGTGCTCCTTGGGTGTTATCCCCTTTGGGGGCTCCTCGTTAAGAGCCCGCTCCTCTATTGATTTTGAAAGGTTGAATACAAGTTTTATGTTAACGTCAGACTGGATCAGGGCCCTCTGTATATCCTTAATGACTTCCTTCACGACCTCCTCATCAACTATGGTCATCCCTGCCAGTTTTTTCATAGTTTTACTGAGACTCCTGCCCAGATTTCCAAGCATAGTTTCACCTGCAGTGATCAGTAATCATTAACTATTGTTGGGGCCAACTTATATATTAAGATCCTTTATAAAGCGTATCCTGTGCCGCTTTTGATACACCGAAACAGTCAGGTTATCATCACTGTTCACAGACCATAACGGGTGATTGAAAAATGCTTGATAAACTAAAGGAAAGCCTCAGAAATTCCCCTGTAATAAAGAAGGGGGAGTATGACTACTTTGTTAACCCTGTAACTGATGGAATACCGCTCACAGAGCCTGAAATCCTTGAGGAAATTGCAGATGAAATAGTGAGGAGATTCAACCCGGATCCAGGCAGTGTGGATAAGATAGTGTGCATTGAGGCCATGGGTATACACCATGCCACGGTGCTATCACTCAAAACCCGCATTCCATTTGTTGTTGTAAGAAAAAGGAGGTACGGCCTCCCCGGGGAGGTCGCGGTCCACCAGATGACAGGTTACAGTGAGGGAGAACTTTACATAAACGGTGTTGATGGGGACGACCGTGTAATGGTAATCGATGACGTCGTGAGTACCGGCGGGACACTGCTGGCTGTCCTTGAGGCCCTCAGGGAAATGGAAGTGGAGGTTGTGGACGTTGTAACCGTCATAGATAAGGGTGAGGGCTCAAGGGTGGTGAAGGAGAGGACAGGGTTCACTGTAAGGAGCCTTGTGAAGGTGGATGTTGTTGACGGGCGGGTCACCGTTGAGGACATCCCGGATGGGGGGCTGAATGATTAAATGTCACTCTATGATCTTG
This sequence is a window from Methanothermobacter sp.. Protein-coding genes within it:
- the hpt gene encoding hypoxanthine/guanine phosphoribosyltransferase, with the protein product MLDKLKESLRNSPVIKKGEYDYFVNPVTDGIPLTEPEILEEIADEIVRRFNPDPGSVDKIVCIEAMGIHHATVLSLKTRIPFVVVRKRRYGLPGEVAVHQMTGYSEGELYINGVDGDDRVMVIDDVVSTGGTLLAVLEALREMEVEVVDVVTVIDKGEGSRVVKERTGFTVRSLVKVDVVDGRVTVEDIPDGGLND